One genomic segment of Gemmatimonadetes bacterium SCN 70-22 includes these proteins:
- a CDS encoding dihydrolipoyl dehydrogenase — protein MANDLVATDVVVIGGGPGGYVASIRAAQLGLSTVCVEMDKTLGGTCVNVGCIPSKAMLQSSEHYEFARLHAHEHGFQFDGLRLDLAQMLRRKDEVVSANTRGVEFLFKKNKVTWARGRGTLRAGNVVDVAAADGSVTSYQARHVIIATGSVPSALPFLEFDERRVLSNVGALSIPEVPRHLVVIGGGVIGLELGSVWRRLGAKVTVVEFMPTILPGNDDDITKEADRIFRRQGLDIRTGTKVTGATVEATRVLVNIEKDGATEVLDADYVLVSVGRRPALHGVDAAALGLNLGPRGEVVVDDRMHTNLPNVYAIGDVVGGKLLAHKAEEEGVVAAEVIAGKPARMHYHSMPGVVYTWPEVATVGLTEQEVKASGRAYKVGKFPFSANGRARTMGETNGFVKMIADAETDELLGCHMIGANVSDLLAEVVLAFEYRGSSEDIGITVHSHPTLSEVTKEAALAVLGRAIHI, from the coding sequence ATGGCGAACGATCTCGTGGCCACCGACGTCGTGGTGATCGGTGGCGGCCCCGGCGGCTACGTCGCCTCCATCCGCGCCGCCCAGCTCGGCCTGTCCACCGTCTGCGTCGAGATGGACAAGACGCTCGGCGGGACCTGCGTCAACGTGGGGTGCATCCCCAGCAAGGCGATGCTCCAGTCGTCGGAACACTACGAGTTCGCACGACTGCACGCTCACGAGCACGGCTTCCAGTTCGACGGCCTCCGTCTCGACCTCGCCCAGATGCTCAGGCGCAAGGACGAAGTCGTCAGCGCCAACACGCGCGGGGTCGAGTTCCTCTTCAAGAAGAACAAGGTCACCTGGGCCCGGGGGCGCGGCACGCTCAGGGCCGGCAACGTGGTGGATGTCGCGGCCGCCGACGGGAGCGTCACCAGCTACCAGGCGCGGCACGTCATCATCGCCACCGGCTCGGTCCCTTCCGCGCTCCCGTTCCTCGAGTTCGACGAGCGGCGCGTCCTCTCGAACGTCGGCGCCCTCTCCATTCCGGAGGTTCCCCGCCACCTGGTGGTGATCGGCGGGGGAGTCATCGGCCTCGAGCTCGGCTCGGTCTGGCGGCGTCTGGGGGCGAAGGTGACGGTCGTGGAGTTCATGCCCACGATCCTCCCGGGGAACGACGACGACATCACGAAGGAGGCCGACCGCATCTTCCGCCGCCAGGGACTCGACATCCGGACCGGCACGAAGGTGACCGGGGCGACGGTCGAGGCGACCCGCGTGCTCGTCAACATCGAGAAGGACGGCGCCACGGAGGTGCTCGACGCCGACTACGTCCTGGTCTCGGTGGGACGGCGCCCGGCGTTGCACGGCGTCGACGCGGCCGCGTTGGGGCTCAACCTCGGCCCGCGCGGCGAGGTGGTCGTCGACGACCGGATGCACACCAACCTCCCCAATGTCTACGCCATCGGTGACGTGGTGGGGGGCAAGCTCCTCGCCCACAAGGCGGAGGAAGAGGGCGTCGTGGCCGCCGAGGTGATCGCCGGGAAGCCGGCGCGCATGCACTACCACTCGATGCCCGGCGTCGTCTACACCTGGCCCGAGGTGGCAACGGTGGGGCTCACGGAGCAGGAAGTGAAGGCGTCTGGGCGTGCGTACAAGGTCGGGAAGTTCCCCTTCTCCGCCAACGGGCGGGCCCGCACGATGGGCGAGACCAACGGCTTCGTGAAGATGATCGCCGACGCCGAGACCGATGAGTTGCTCGGTTGCCACATGATCGGGGCCAACGTCTCGGACCTGCTCGCCGAGGTGGTGCTGGCCTTCGAGTATCGTGGGTCGTCGGAGGACATCGGGATCACCGTCCATTCGCACCCGACGCTGTCGGAAGTGACGAAGGAGGCGGCGCTGGCGGTGCTGGGGCGGGCGATACACATCTGA